A section of the Chryseobacterium scophthalmum genome encodes:
- the dapF gene encoding diaminopimelate epimerase: MKFYKYQGTGNDFVMIDNRSGEWDNLSITNIQKLCDRRFGIGADGLIKINAAEGVDFEVDYYNSDGSKSFCGNGARCSVAFAHFLSIFKNNKTVFTAIDGLHEAEIDGNIVKLKMGDVTEIINDGEDSVLDTGSPHYIKYVEDIANFNVFAEGNSIRNSENYKEKGINVNFVENISDDEIFVRTYERGVEDETYSCGTGVTASALTFLKKGNLTSIKVKTLGGDLKVYAEKDGEAFRQIWLEGPAKQVFEGKVDLL; the protein is encoded by the coding sequence ATGAAATTTTATAAATATCAGGGAACAGGAAACGACTTTGTAATGATAGATAATCGCTCAGGAGAGTGGGATAACCTTTCGATTACAAACATTCAAAAACTTTGCGACCGTCGCTTTGGAATTGGCGCAGACGGATTGATCAAGATAAACGCAGCAGAAGGTGTAGATTTTGAAGTTGATTACTACAATTCTGATGGTTCCAAAAGCTTCTGTGGAAACGGAGCTCGTTGTTCGGTAGCTTTTGCTCACTTTCTTTCTATTTTTAAAAATAACAAAACAGTTTTCACTGCCATCGACGGACTTCATGAAGCCGAGATCGACGGAAATATTGTAAAACTAAAAATGGGTGATGTTACAGAAATTATCAACGACGGAGAAGATTCTGTTTTAGATACAGGTTCGCCCCATTATATTAAATATGTAGAAGACATTGCCAATTTCAACGTTTTTGCAGAAGGAAACAGCATCAGAAATTCTGAAAATTATAAAGAAAAAGGCATCAATGTCAATTTTGTTGAAAATATTTCTGATGATGAAATTTTTGTACGAACCTATGAACGAGGCGTTGAGGATGAAACTTACAGTTGCGGGACAGGAGTTACAGCTTCTGCTTTAACTTTTCTAAAAAAAGGTAATCTAACCTCCATAAAAGTTAAAACGTTGGGCGGTGACCTTAAAGTTTATGCTGAAAAAGATGGAGAAGCATTCCGTCAGATTTGGCTTGAAGGTCCTGCAAAACAAGTTTTCGAAGGAAAAGTAGATCTTCTTTAG
- a CDS encoding WD40/YVTN/BNR-like repeat-containing protein — protein sequence MKKIFTLLFSTVGLLMFSQKIESFETILNDKISIRAIELYDNKVWYSGTESKFGFVDLKNNKTQKQIKLSEKKLQFRTLAQNKDAFYAINIESPAHFFRIDKKDLSVVNIYTDTLKTAFYDALIFVNDEHGVTFSDPAKDLNLKLSFIMPKLNSVLDFNALTKREGFNTIKLNEGEAAFAASNTNIAHQGTNIWIATGGKSSRIIKIDYTTLKSNVYKTPFVQGESAQGMYSIDFANQNFGIAVGGDYTKQEANVNNIATTNDGGKTWQIQASGKNAGYTTCVKIKPNSKGKEMISVGDQHISYSSDFGKTWKKISDEKGFYVCKWVDGNTVVFAGKDKISLMKLKF from the coding sequence ATGAAAAAGATCTTCACTTTGTTGTTTTCTACGGTTGGTTTATTGATGTTTTCTCAAAAAATCGAGAGTTTTGAAACTATTTTAAATGATAAAATAAGCATCAGAGCAATCGAATTGTACGATAATAAAGTCTGGTACAGCGGAACAGAATCTAAATTTGGTTTTGTAGATTTAAAAAATAATAAAACTCAAAAACAGATTAAACTGTCTGAAAAGAAGTTGCAGTTTAGAACATTAGCACAAAATAAAGATGCTTTTTATGCCATTAATATTGAAAGTCCGGCTCATTTTTTTAGAATAGATAAAAAAGATCTTTCGGTTGTAAATATTTATACAGATACCTTGAAAACTGCATTTTATGATGCACTCATTTTTGTAAATGACGAGCATGGAGTTACGTTCAGTGATCCAGCAAAAGATTTGAATCTGAAATTATCTTTTATCATGCCAAAATTAAATTCTGTTTTAGATTTTAATGCACTCACCAAAAGAGAAGGCTTTAATACCATAAAATTAAATGAAGGTGAAGCAGCGTTTGCTGCAAGTAACACCAATATTGCTCATCAGGGAACTAATATCTGGATCGCAACTGGAGGGAAAAGTTCAAGAATTATTAAGATAGATTATACTACTTTAAAATCAAACGTCTATAAAACACCTTTCGTTCAGGGAGAATCGGCTCAGGGAATGTATTCTATTGATTTTGCCAATCAGAATTTTGGAATTGCTGTTGGTGGTGATTACACAAAACAGGAAGCCAATGTCAATAATATTGCAACCACAAATGATGGCGGAAAAACCTGGCAGATTCAGGCATCAGGAAAAAACGCAGGATATACAACCTGTGTAAAAATAAAACCTAATTCTAAAGGGAAAGAAATGATTTCTGTAGGTGATCAACACATCAGTTATTCTTCAGATTTTGGAAAAACATGGAAGAAAATTTCCGACGAAAAAGGATTTTATGTTTGCAAATGGGTTGATGGAAATACTGTAGTTTTTGCCGGGAAAGATAAAATTTCTTTAATGAAACTGAAATTTTAG
- the mltG gene encoding endolytic transglycosylase MltG, translated as MKKAILIIVLLILAVAGFFGLKFYSKYYGNNVSKDGYVLIPHGAKFNQILDSISPYVDNKESFVEVAKDKNMDEYFKPGRYHFAKGTSNTKLVNMIKAGNQTENSFRIGDFGDIYQMVGKVSKKTELDSLKFVSDLDKIASEKGYKNAEDLKKYFFIDTYNFFWTVTPKEFFKKFENQYNEFWTSERKAKEQESGLTRDQIYALASIVYKESGGKPDEMKTIAGLYLNRYKKGMKLQSDPTVIYAINKQTNFKESIKRVFYKHLSTPSPYNTYANAGIPPGPICVVDKNSVDAVLSPEKHDYIFMCADPERFGFHKFTASAEQHVINAKAYQDWLNSKNIK; from the coding sequence ATGAAAAAAGCTATTCTCATTATCGTACTCCTTATTCTTGCAGTAGCAGGATTTTTTGGTTTAAAATTCTACAGTAAATATTACGGAAACAACGTTTCCAAAGACGGATATGTTTTGATACCACATGGTGCAAAATTTAATCAGATTTTAGATTCTATCAGTCCGTATGTTGATAATAAAGAATCATTTGTTGAGGTTGCAAAAGATAAAAACATGGACGAATATTTCAAGCCAGGTCGTTATCATTTTGCAAAAGGAACCAGCAATACAAAATTGGTAAACATGATAAAAGCCGGAAATCAAACTGAAAATTCATTCAGAATTGGTGACTTCGGAGATATTTATCAGATGGTAGGAAAAGTGAGCAAAAAAACAGAGCTAGATTCATTAAAATTTGTCAGCGATCTGGATAAAATAGCTTCTGAAAAAGGATATAAAAATGCTGAAGATCTAAAAAAATATTTCTTCATCGATACGTATAATTTTTTCTGGACAGTTACTCCAAAAGAATTTTTCAAAAAATTTGAAAACCAGTACAACGAATTCTGGACTTCTGAAAGAAAGGCTAAAGAACAAGAATCTGGCTTAACAAGAGATCAAATTTATGCTTTGGCATCTATTGTTTACAAAGAATCGGGCGGAAAACCTGACGAAATGAAAACCATTGCCGGTTTATATTTAAACAGATATAAAAAAGGAATGAAGCTACAATCTGATCCAACGGTAATTTACGCAATAAACAAACAGACCAACTTTAAAGAATCTATTAAAAGAGTTTTTTATAAACACCTTTCTACTCCATCACCTTACAATACTTATGCTAATGCAGGAATTCCTCCGGGACCAATCTGTGTGGTAGATAAAAATTCTGTAGATGCGGTTTTAAGTCCTGAAAAACACGATTATATTTTCATGTGTGCAGATCCTGAAAGATTCGGGTTTCACAAATTTACGGCAAGTGCAGAGCAACACGTCATCAATGCAAAAGCATATCAGGATTGGCTGAACTCAAAAAATATTAAATAA
- the pnuC gene encoding nicotinamide riboside transporter PnuC, whose translation MNIYDLFIKPYETYTNLQIFLEGFATVLGIMSVFFSIKKNIWVYPTGIVSTIIYVYLLFIAGLLGDCMINVYYSVMSVYGWILWNKNSEDQIHVEVSWAKKKEWMMAAILFILSIFLVMIIYYYKPYIDNHFSTENLEFGFYHLDWANWLDVFTTSVFLVGMWLMAKRRIESWFFWILGDLISIPMYIYKGYGITSVQYLVFTIMAILGYVSWKKSFKEKNTVQL comes from the coding sequence ATGAATATCTATGATCTCTTCATAAAACCCTACGAAACATACACTAATCTGCAAATTTTCCTTGAAGGTTTTGCCACTGTTCTAGGAATTATGAGTGTATTTTTTTCGATTAAAAAGAACATTTGGGTTTATCCTACAGGAATTGTTTCTACCATCATCTATGTTTACCTTCTTTTTATCGCAGGTTTACTTGGAGATTGTATGATTAATGTTTATTATTCTGTGATGAGTGTTTATGGATGGATTTTGTGGAATAAAAATTCTGAAGATCAAATTCACGTAGAAGTCTCGTGGGCAAAAAAGAAAGAATGGATGATGGCAGCAATACTTTTCATCTTGAGTATTTTTTTAGTGATGATTATTTATTACTACAAACCTTACATCGATAATCATTTTTCTACAGAGAATTTAGAGTTTGGTTTTTATCATCTCGATTGGGCAAATTGGCTGGATGTTTTTACAACTTCTGTATTTTTGGTCGGAATGTGGTTGATGGCGAAAAGACGCATTGAGAGTTGGTTTTTCTGGATTTTGGGGGATCTTATTTCTATCCCGATGTATATTTATAAAGGATACGGAATAACTTCGGTTCAATATTTGGTATTTACGATAATGGCAATCTTAGGATATGTCAGCTGGAAAAAAAGTTTTAAAGAAAAAAATACAGTACAATTATGA
- the galE gene encoding UDP-glucose 4-epimerase GalE, translating to MAILVTGGLGYIGSHTVVELINNNFEVIIVDDLSNSEKFILHNIEEITGKRPIFYPFDLKRKELLNQVFDAHEIEGCINFAAFKAVGESQEKPIDYYENNLFSLINILQEFKARKISNFIFSSSCTVYGQADKMPIDENTPLKMPESVYGKTKQMGEEILKDFAKSYKSKIGLLRYFNPIGAHPSALLGELPIGVPNNLVPYVMQTAAGIREKLSIWGNDYPTEDGTPIRDYIYVVDLAKAHVAALKSLMNNNSEETVIDVYNLGTGKGSSVLEVVQAFESANEIAVPYQICDRREGDITIAYANADKAERELNWKSETSLEEALKTVWEWQKYLESRKN from the coding sequence ATGGCAATACTAGTCACAGGCGGACTTGGATATATCGGTTCTCATACAGTTGTAGAACTCATCAATAATAACTTTGAAGTAATCATCGTTGATGACTTATCTAATTCAGAAAAATTTATTTTACATAATATTGAGGAAATTACAGGGAAGCGACCTATATTTTATCCTTTTGATCTGAAAAGAAAAGAACTTCTTAATCAAGTTTTTGATGCCCATGAAATTGAGGGCTGTATCAATTTTGCAGCTTTTAAAGCAGTTGGAGAAAGCCAAGAAAAACCAATTGATTATTACGAAAATAATTTGTTTTCGCTGATTAATATTCTTCAGGAATTTAAGGCCAGAAAAATTTCGAACTTTATTTTCAGTTCATCTTGTACGGTTTACGGGCAGGCTGATAAAATGCCAATCGATGAAAATACTCCACTGAAAATGCCTGAAAGTGTTTACGGGAAGACAAAGCAAATGGGAGAAGAAATCTTAAAAGATTTTGCTAAATCTTATAAAAGTAAAATTGGCTTGTTAAGATATTTTAATCCAATTGGAGCGCATCCTTCAGCTTTGCTTGGGGAATTACCGATTGGGGTTCCCAATAATTTGGTCCCTTATGTGATGCAGACTGCAGCAGGAATTCGGGAAAAATTAAGTATTTGGGGAAATGATTATCCTACCGAAGACGGAACGCCGATTCGGGACTATATTTATGTTGTAGATCTGGCTAAAGCGCATGTTGCAGCTTTGAAAAGTTTGATGAACAATAATTCTGAAGAAACTGTAATTGATGTTTACAATTTAGGAACAGGAAAAGGGTCATCGGTTTTGGAAGTTGTACAAGCTTTTGAATCTGCAAATGAAATTGCTGTACCTTATCAAATTTGTGATAGGAGAGAAGGTGATATTACCATCGCTTATGCCAATGCTGATAAAGCAGAAAGAGAACTCAACTGGAAGTCTGAAACCTCTTTGGAAGAAGCCTTGAAAACTGTTTGGGAATGGCAGAAATATTTAGAATCAAGAAAAAATTAA
- a CDS encoding APC family permease: MSNIWKTKPLGAYEADMKKSELKRVLGKWSLTAIGIGAIIGGGIFVLTGTGAYYHAGPALALSFVVAGIACIFAALCYAEFAALLPVEGSAYAYAYGTVGEVFAWLIGWGLVLEYAMGSMTVAVSWSGYFNKFLKIINVELPYYLTNDFATAKQYAVAHGLTEPSFAFNLPAFIIVLIVTAILVKGTKEAAGANNMIVILKTSVVVFVIVVGALFINMDNLTPFIPDEKMILQSDGKMGPAYGFNGIIAGAAAVFFAYIGFDAVSTQAAEAKNPRKDIPFAIITSLLVCTALYILMSLVLTGMMNYKDFGSIPDALTAPVAIAFEKATGMDWAVILITVAATIGLISVLLVMMLGQSRIFLGMAKDGLLPGMFKEIHPVRKTPYKNTILLGLIVATVAALTPISTLVHMCSFGTLFAFTMVCFAVWLLRVRKPELKRGFKTPMLPVVASLGILINIYLIINLEATAIYMAIGWLALGLLIYFLYGKRNSVLNKGGYDEFIEK, from the coding sequence ATGTCAAATATTTGGAAAACAAAACCATTAGGAGCCTATGAGGCCGATATGAAAAAGAGTGAGCTTAAGAGGGTTCTTGGGAAATGGAGCCTTACAGCCATTGGTATCGGTGCGATTATCGGAGGTGGAATTTTTGTACTTACAGGTACCGGAGCTTACTATCATGCGGGTCCTGCTTTAGCTTTATCATTCGTTGTTGCAGGGATTGCCTGTATATTTGCAGCACTCTGTTATGCAGAGTTTGCAGCATTATTGCCTGTTGAAGGTTCAGCTTATGCTTATGCATACGGAACAGTAGGGGAAGTTTTTGCTTGGCTTATCGGTTGGGGATTGGTATTGGAGTACGCAATGGGTTCTATGACGGTGGCGGTTTCCTGGTCCGGATATTTTAATAAATTTTTGAAAATCATTAATGTAGAATTACCTTATTATCTCACTAATGATTTTGCTACGGCAAAGCAATATGCAGTAGCTCATGGTTTAACAGAACCAAGTTTTGCATTTAATTTACCTGCATTTATCATTGTTTTGATTGTTACTGCGATTTTGGTGAAAGGTACTAAAGAAGCTGCAGGTGCGAACAATATGATTGTTATTCTAAAAACTTCTGTTGTAGTTTTTGTAATCGTTGTTGGAGCTTTGTTTATCAATATGGATAATCTTACACCATTTATTCCGGACGAAAAAATGATTCTTCAGTCTGATGGAAAAATGGGACCAGCTTATGGTTTTAACGGTATTATAGCCGGTGCAGCCGCTGTGTTTTTTGCTTATATCGGTTTTGATGCAGTTTCTACTCAGGCTGCGGAAGCTAAAAACCCTAGAAAAGATATTCCTTTTGCAATTATTACTTCATTATTGGTTTGTACAGCATTATATATTTTGATGTCACTTGTATTAACAGGAATGATGAATTATAAAGATTTCGGATCTATTCCTGATGCTTTAACTGCTCCGGTTGCGATTGCTTTTGAAAAAGCGACAGGAATGGATTGGGCTGTAATTTTAATTACTGTTGCTGCAACTATCGGATTGATTTCTGTATTGTTGGTAATGATGTTGGGACAGTCTAGAATTTTCTTAGGAATGGCAAAAGACGGTCTTCTTCCGGGAATGTTCAAAGAAATTCATCCTGTAAGAAAAACTCCTTATAAAAATACGATCCTTTTAGGCTTAATTGTAGCTACTGTTGCGGCACTTACACCAATCAGTACTTTGGTACATATGTGTAGTTTCGGGACTTTATTTGCATTTACAATGGTTTGTTTTGCAGTGTGGTTATTAAGAGTTAGAAAACCGGAATTAAAAAGAGGTTTCAAAACACCAATGCTTCCTGTAGTAGCATCTTTAGGAATTTTAATTAATATTTACCTGATTATTAACCTTGAAGCAACTGCAATTTACATGGCAATTGGCTGGTTGGCTTTAGGACTTTTAATTTACTTCCTGTATGGTAAACGAAATAGTGTACTGAACAAGGGTGGTTATGATGAATTTATCGAAAAATAA
- a CDS encoding adenylyltransferase/cytidyltransferase family protein yields MKTERIGITFSSFDLLHAGHIKMLEEAKTVCDYLIVGLQIDPSHERPTKNKPTQTIVERYIQLKAVNAVDEIIPYYTEEDLEDILKSFVIDVRIIGDDYLDRDFTGKQYCEEKGIEIFYNKRDHRFSSSDLRKRIYEAEMAKSK; encoded by the coding sequence ATGAAAACTGAAAGAATAGGCATTACATTTTCCTCGTTTGATCTTCTGCATGCAGGTCATATCAAAATGTTGGAAGAAGCTAAAACAGTTTGTGATTACCTGATTGTTGGTTTACAGATTGATCCGTCGCACGAACGGCCTACAAAAAACAAACCTACACAAACAATTGTTGAGCGATATATTCAGCTTAAAGCGGTGAATGCGGTTGATGAGATCATTCCTTATTACACTGAAGAAGATCTAGAAGATATTTTAAAATCCTTTGTAATTGATGTTAGAATTATCGGAGACGATTATCTGGATCGTGATTTCACTGGAAAACAATATTGTGAAGAAAAAGGCATTGAGATTTTTTATAATAAAAGAGATCATCGCTTTTCATCAAGTGATTTAAGGAAAAGAATCTACGAAGCTGAAATGGCAAAATCTAAATAA
- a CDS encoding TonB-dependent receptor domain-containing protein codes for MNQTEIISIFTKKTLGLTFVLSAAAFAFAQDKVGVSGTVVDKSNQPVAYASVTFSNKASKLLSDATLTDEKGNYKLDLTPGNYDITVEAIDYKKSIINKQITTAGNIGALSIEPEATSTNLKTQDIQGVVITAAVKPYKVELDKRTYDPSQDIVSKGGNLQDVLSNVPSVSVDTDGTVSMRGSSNVRFLINGKPSALLGIDDGANALQSIPADQIERIEVITNPSSKFEASGTAGILNIILKKSKKTGFNGSVTGTLGYLPQTNLNTNLSWRKGNLTWFLNGGGGYRESKNTNRTDNYFTNVTKIGSTLQSNQENISESQNKNYNASAGIVYDFSDKTSFNISGTVRTFDSENSGNVTYNNQLFSAPDTFRNRLTNSVNNNLAFQGDIGLDHKFDDKGQNIALSLSLQSNRSYNDTDIDETNNGNFELQNIINQTTKNKTLIGKADYELPIGENSKIEAGYRIDINQNDYDNDVRESTVNAPVLNFLGTYTYEARYKEMFNAGYLQFKSKIGKLGYQVGVRNEYSNIDIDYANLNPADEDIRSRKSYNNLFPSVYLSYELAKDSQFLLNYTRRIDRPRSFFLIPNPNYNDNQNIFDGNIDLNPSYVDSYEFGYSISKKKFTINPTIYYRHQTDDTKMLVYNEKETFTNSLGQPEDRIVFHTKPINLGSDDRFGLDLNFNWDATSWLKFLGNVDLFGYKTKGSVLYNTLDNDGNPIVATADFNGSGFSTRARLTSTFKIDKTFSFQLQGFYRGGQKTAYQDRKDMYALNLGASKTIWKGNGTLSFNVQDIFNTRAMRSTTYGENFTRESYMQWQPRQFAVSLTYRFKQGEKIEQPKRKKDVNSNATGDDQQGGPM; via the coding sequence ATGAATCAGACGGAAATAATCAGTATTTTCACAAAAAAAACCTTAGGGCTTACTTTTGTTTTATCTGCAGCAGCTTTTGCTTTTGCTCAGGATAAAGTGGGAGTTTCAGGAACTGTGGTTGATAAAAGCAACCAACCTGTTGCTTACGCTTCTGTAACTTTCAGCAATAAAGCAAGCAAACTGTTGAGTGATGCTACTCTTACAGACGAAAAAGGAAACTATAAACTAGACCTTACTCCGGGTAACTATGATATCACAGTAGAAGCAATCGATTACAAGAAAAGCATTATTAATAAACAAATTACTACCGCTGGAAATATTGGTGCGCTTTCTATAGAACCTGAAGCAACAAGTACCAATCTAAAAACTCAGGATATTCAGGGAGTTGTGATTACAGCAGCTGTAAAACCTTATAAAGTTGAGCTGGATAAAAGAACATACGATCCTTCACAAGATATTGTAAGTAAAGGAGGTAATCTTCAGGATGTTTTATCAAATGTACCATCGGTTTCTGTAGATACAGACGGTACAGTTTCGATGAGAGGTAGCTCGAACGTTCGTTTTTTAATTAATGGAAAGCCTTCTGCCCTTCTTGGGATTGACGACGGAGCCAATGCATTGCAAAGTATTCCTGCTGATCAGATTGAGAGAATTGAAGTAATTACGAACCCTTCTTCAAAATTTGAAGCAAGCGGAACTGCAGGTATTTTAAATATTATTTTAAAGAAATCAAAAAAGACAGGTTTCAACGGTAGTGTTACCGGAACTTTAGGATATTTACCGCAAACCAATTTGAATACGAATTTAAGCTGGAGAAAAGGTAATCTTACTTGGTTTTTGAATGGTGGCGGTGGTTACCGTGAATCTAAAAACACAAATAGAACAGACAATTACTTTACTAATGTAACCAAAATAGGAAGTACTCTTCAAAGTAACCAGGAGAATATTAGTGAAAGTCAAAATAAAAACTACAATGCTTCGGCAGGAATTGTGTATGATTTTTCTGATAAAACTTCTTTTAACATATCGGGAACTGTAAGAACATTTGATAGCGAAAATTCTGGTAACGTTACTTACAATAACCAACTTTTTAGCGCTCCCGATACTTTCAGAAATAGATTAACTAATAGTGTTAATAATAACCTCGCATTTCAAGGAGATATAGGATTAGATCATAAATTTGATGATAAGGGGCAAAACATTGCTTTATCATTGAGTTTACAAAGCAACAGATCATATAACGATACCGATATTGATGAAACAAATAATGGCAACTTTGAGCTTCAAAACATTATTAATCAAACGACGAAAAACAAAACATTAATCGGTAAAGCAGATTATGAGCTACCAATTGGTGAAAATTCTAAAATCGAAGCAGGATACAGAATTGATATTAATCAAAATGATTATGATAATGATGTAAGAGAAAGTACTGTAAATGCCCCTGTATTGAATTTCTTAGGAACATATACTTATGAAGCCAGATATAAAGAAATGTTTAATGCTGGATATTTACAATTTAAAAGTAAAATCGGGAAATTGGGTTATCAGGTAGGAGTAAGAAATGAATACTCAAATATAGACATTGATTATGCAAACCTAAACCCTGCAGATGAAGATATTAGAAGCAGAAAAAGTTACAACAATCTTTTCCCAAGTGTTTATTTGAGTTATGAATTAGCAAAAGACAGTCAGTTCTTATTAAATTATACAAGAAGAATAGACAGACCAAGGTCTTTCTTTTTGATACCTAATCCTAACTATAATGACAACCAAAATATCTTTGATGGAAATATTGATTTGAATCCTTCTTATGTTGATTCATACGAATTTGGTTACAGCATCTCTAAAAAGAAATTTACAATCAATCCAACTATTTACTACAGACATCAGACAGATGATACAAAAATGTTGGTTTATAATGAGAAAGAAACATTTACAAATAGCCTTGGTCAGCCAGAAGACAGAATTGTTTTCCATACAAAACCTATCAACTTAGGATCTGATGACCGTTTTGGTTTAGATCTAAACTTTAATTGGGATGCGACAAGTTGGTTGAAGTTTTTAGGTAATGTTGATTTATTCGGATACAAAACAAAAGGTAGCGTACTTTATAACACATTAGACAATGACGGAAACCCAATTGTAGCAACAGCCGATTTTAACGGTAGCGGTTTCTCTACAAGAGCTAGATTGACTTCTACATTTAAAATTGACAAAACATTCAGCTTCCAGTTGCAAGGTTTCTACAGAGGTGGACAGAAAACTGCTTATCAAGATAGAAAAGACATGTATGCTTTAAATTTAGGAGCTTCTAAAACGATTTGGAAAGGGAATGGAACATTGTCATTCAATGTACAAGATATTTTCAACACTAGAGCAATGAGATCTACAACTTATGGTGAAAACTTTACCAGAGAATCTTACATGCAATGGCAGCCAAGACAGTTTGCAGTATCTTTAACCTACAGATTTAAGCAAGGTGAAAAGATTGAGCAGCCGAAGAGAAAGAAAGATGTAAATTCTAATGCTACAGGTGACGACCAACAAGGCGGACCAATGTAA
- a CDS encoding sialate O-acetylesterase, which translates to MKNFKIFLFLLIPAFFYTQKIRVFILAGQSNMNGFGYNKDLPSDLKTIKDVYVFQGSSVADGEKNGGVGKWDVLKAGNGTGFKTDGKINTLSDRFGLEMTFAKRMKELFPNDKIALIKYAREGTSIDSLATGSFGCWDSDYHGKNGLNQYDYFLNTVKNALSEKDIDGNGKADEFQMSGILWMQGEGDASYNEEIANNYYAHLKTLMNQMRAALRTDDLPVVIGKISDSGKNEKGKVWPMGELVQYAQEKFVRDDKNAAIVRSTQKYNYGNDPWHYDSAGYIDLGKNFADEVFRLIINSEKKD; encoded by the coding sequence ATGAAAAACTTTAAAATATTTCTTTTTTTATTAATTCCTGCATTTTTTTATACTCAAAAAATAAGAGTTTTTATTTTGGCGGGTCAGTCGAATATGAATGGTTTTGGATATAATAAAGATCTTCCAAGTGATTTGAAAACCATTAAAGATGTTTATGTTTTTCAGGGAAGTTCTGTTGCTGACGGAGAAAAAAATGGTGGAGTAGGAAAGTGGGATGTTTTGAAAGCCGGAAACGGAACCGGTTTTAAAACAGACGGAAAAATCAATACACTTTCAGACCGATTTGGTTTGGAAATGACTTTCGCCAAAAGAATGAAAGAGCTTTTTCCAAACGATAAAATTGCGTTGATCAAATATGCGAGAGAAGGTACTTCCATCGACAGTCTTGCGACAGGAAGTTTCGGGTGTTGGGATTCAGATTATCACGGTAAAAACGGATTGAATCAATATGATTATTTTCTGAACACCGTAAAAAATGCTTTAAGTGAAAAAGATATTGACGGAAACGGAAAAGCAGACGAATTCCAAATGTCCGGAATTCTTTGGATGCAAGGTGAAGGAGATGCAAGCTACAACGAAGAAATTGCCAATAATTATTACGCTCATCTGAAAACTTTGATGAATCAGATGCGGGCTGCTTTACGCACCGATGATTTACCGGTTGTAATTGGAAAAATTTCAGATTCGGGTAAAAATGAAAAAGGAAAAGTCTGGCCAATGGGAGAGTTGGTACAGTATGCTCAGGAGAAATTTGTAAGAGATGATAAAAACGCTGCGATTGTTCGCTCAACCCAAAAATACAATTACGGAAACGATCCATGGCATTATGACAGTGCTGGTTACATCGATTTAGGAAAGAATTTTGCAGACGAGGTATTTAGACTCATTATAAATTCCGAAAAGAAAGACTAA